The Blautia pseudococcoides genome segment TGTAGGATATGTTTGCTGAATATAGATACACTTACTTTATTTATAGTGCTATATGCATAAAAAAATCGTCAAAAATTGTGGTATTATGCGGAGCACTATGTTTAAGATATTATTAAAAAATCAAGCTTTTTACAAATGCAGTAAATACGCAAAAAAACAGTCATAAGCCTTGTAAAATAGGGGTTTGTATGGCATTTAAAAGCGTAAGTTAGATAGTGCGAAATACTAATAATCGGGGGAGGTTAGTCACAAGTTAGTCACAAATTGGAATTTTGATTTTTTCGATTTCGTCTCTTAATTCATCAATAGTCCTATGGCCATATGTTTTGTTCGTCACATCTGTGAAAGCATGTCCCAACAATCTCATTCTATCATTTTCATTTACTTTGTATTTTTCACACAGAGCTGAAAACGTGTGTCTGCAGTCATGAGGAGTGTGCCGATCTATTCCTACGGATTCGAGATAGGCATACATTTTCTTACGAAATGTATTCTTACTGATGGATAATAAACAACCGTCTGAGTTAATACGATTTTCAACCAGAGGGCGTATCGAATGATGTATAGGGACCATGCGATTCTTTCCAGCAGCCGTTTTCACACCACCTCTAAAATATCCATCCAGCAGATTGACTTCCATTGTGTAAAAGGCGGATATCCGGTATCCAGAATAGCACATTATGAGTAGAAATTCTGCTACAGGATGTTCCTTGTCTCTCCACAATGTTTTTAAATCACTTTCAGAAAATGGAACACCATTTTCGTCATCGTCTAAGATATCAACGGACACGTGCGCTGAATAATCCTTGTCGCATAGCTCGTAAATATCTGCATAGGCATACATTTGCTTGTAAAGTGACACTATGAGTTCTTTACTGGCATGCTTTAAAGGGCAGTTTTTGACAACTTCTTGCAAATCATCATGCCTCAGTGAGCGAAATTCCTTTTCGTGCAAAGCAGAGCAATTGAGAAACGCAGCTCTAGTGGATGCTTTTGAAGCATTTGAGTAAGTTCTTTTTCCATCGTTGTATTTCCAACTGTAAAAGCCGTCGTACACTTCTGCAAACGTTTTGCCTGTTTCTTCTGGAGCGATTCCTTTGAACTGGTTATAATCTGATAATATTTTATTTGCCAACTCCTCGAGGCGAGAGGCGTCTTCTGCGTCGGTATTTAGGTCTATAAGCGTGTTTTCGTATCCCGGGTAATAATTCCCTGCCTTGTATGCCGTAAGCACTGTAAAACCCTTAATCCAGGTATCCACATAGCATATGGCTGCTGGGCGGACAGGTACGCCGTTCTCTGTAAATTCGTCCGTTGGCGGATGTACCGCATAGGGATTGCGTCGGCCTTTTCCGAGATAGCGAATTGATCCATAACCATTAGGTAACTTTGGCATTCTTTTTCTTTTGGGCATATTATCATCCTCCTTGTGGTAAAATTAGGTGTAAAAAAGACAGATGGTCTCTTGCCACCTGTCACCGAAGATGATACAATATAGTTGCCAGATTTTGTATCGTCTCTTCGGAGATATTGCCGGTTCCTGTTGGCGCAGGGGCCGGTTTTTTCTTATTCGATATTTATCAACATTAACATACCATCTATGGATTTGTAAGTTAAGAAAGTTGGTGTGCCAAATCTCCAAAAATAAATATTTCCTTTTTTAATTTCGCCATCTTGTCCATAAAAGAGTTCGCCGTGTGTTGTATTTTTCATTTCAGAAAAGTCTGTAGCGAAGAATAATGAAAAGGGAAATTTTGATAGTTCTCCTGTGTATGTTTTAGGAGTGCACATTATTCTTGTATATCCATAGGTTTCTGATGAAAAAACTAATTGATCTGTAGGGATTTTTAAGTCTTGAGATAAATTTCTATATTTTTTTAAATCCAGTTTAATTATACTATTCATTTTTTCAATTTCCGATTTTGCAATGACAATATTTTCTCCATATATATCCATATATGCAAAAGGATGGCTGTTTTTTTGTATATATTTTTTAACTTCTGTATTGACAAGAAAAGGCATACTTTTTAATGAACGCATGT includes the following:
- a CDS encoding tyrosine-type recombinase/integrase, yielding MPKRKRMPKLPNGYGSIRYLGKGRRNPYAVHPPTDEFTENGVPVRPAAICYVDTWIKGFTVLTAYKAGNYYPGYENTLIDLNTDAEDASRLEELANKILSDYNQFKGIAPEETGKTFAEVYDGFYSWKYNDGKRTYSNASKASTRAAFLNCSALHEKEFRSLRHDDLQEVVKNCPLKHASKELIVSLYKQMYAYADIYELCDKDYSAHVSVDILDDDENGVPFSESDLKTLWRDKEHPVAEFLLIMCYSGYRISAFYTMEVNLLDGYFRGGVKTAAGKNRMVPIHHSIRPLVENRINSDGCLLSISKNTFRKKMYAYLESVGIDRHTPHDCRHTFSALCEKYKVNENDRMRLLGHAFTDVTNKTYGHRTIDELRDEIEKIKIPICD